A window of Streptomyces gilvosporeus contains these coding sequences:
- a CDS encoding ATP-dependent 6-phosphofructokinase — MRIGVLTAGGDCPGLNAVIRSVVHRALTGHGDEVIGFEDGFSGLLDGRFRKLDLEAVSGILARGGTILGSSRLERARLREACEDAKDHSKDYGIDVLIPIGGEGTLTAARMLSDAGLPVVGVPKTIDNDISSTDRTFGFDTAVGVATEAIDRLKTTAESHQRVMVVEVMGRHAGWIALESGMAGGAHGICLPEREFDVSDLVEMVEERFARGKKFAVICVAEGAHPAPDTMDYKKGAIDQYGHERFSGIGNALAHELERRLGKEARPVILGHVQRGGTPTAYDRVLATRFGWHAVEAAHRGDFGRMTALRGTDITMVPLAEAVTELKTVPANRMDEAESVF; from the coding sequence ATGCGTATCGGAGTCCTCACCGCAGGCGGCGACTGCCCCGGACTGAATGCTGTGATCCGGTCCGTCGTCCACCGCGCACTGACCGGCCACGGCGATGAGGTCATCGGCTTCGAGGACGGCTTCTCCGGGCTGCTCGACGGCCGCTTCCGCAAGCTCGACCTGGAGGCGGTCAGCGGCATCCTCGCCCGCGGCGGCACCATCCTCGGCTCCTCCCGGCTCGAACGCGCCCGGCTGCGGGAGGCCTGCGAGGACGCCAAGGACCACTCCAAGGACTACGGCATCGACGTCCTGATCCCCATCGGCGGCGAGGGCACCCTCACCGCCGCCCGGATGCTCTCGGACGCCGGTCTGCCCGTCGTCGGTGTCCCCAAGACCATCGACAACGACATCTCCTCCACCGACCGCACCTTCGGCTTCGACACCGCCGTGGGCGTGGCGACCGAGGCGATCGACCGCCTCAAGACCACCGCGGAATCGCATCAGCGGGTCATGGTCGTCGAGGTCATGGGCCGGCATGCGGGCTGGATCGCGCTGGAGTCCGGGATGGCCGGCGGCGCCCACGGGATCTGCCTGCCGGAGCGGGAGTTCGACGTCAGCGATCTGGTCGAGATGGTCGAGGAGCGCTTCGCCCGCGGCAAGAAGTTCGCCGTGATCTGCGTCGCCGAGGGCGCCCACCCGGCCCCCGACACCATGGACTACAAGAAGGGCGCCATCGACCAGTACGGTCACGAGCGGTTCTCCGGCATCGGCAACGCCCTCGCCCATGAGCTGGAGCGGCGACTGGGCAAGGAGGCCCGCCCCGTCATCCTCGGCCATGTGCAGCGCGGCGGCACCCCCACCGCCTACGACCGCGTCCTGGCCACCCGCTTCGGCTGGCACGCCGTCGAGGCCGCGCACCGCGGGGACTTCGGCAGGATGACCGCCCTGCGCGGCACGGACATCACGATGGTGCCGCTCGCCGAGGCCGTCACCGAGCTGAAGACCGTCCCCGCGAACCGTATGGACGAGGCCGAGTCGGTCTTCTGA
- a CDS encoding ABC transporter permease, which yields MLRTALRNVLAHKARLMMTALAVLLGVAFVAGTLIFSDTVGEAVKNASAKNLKDVAVSVQATNDDPATPDAGKAGKDGKRATALDDRLADRIRALPGVASVRSDVTGQATLAGTDGQPVGNGWQNRAVNYQPGKDGKDGRYPLVAGRGPADGKEMALAESTAKAAGYRIGDTVQFATDGPVLTKKLVGTVATDDPQVTAGGSLALFDTATAQRLYLHPGQFDELVVSATPGTDQQALTAKVRELLPKGRAVATSGSELAAEQAKMIAEQNSALSKTLLTFAGIALFVGVFIIANTFTMLISQRSREIALLRAVGASRRQVVRSVLAEAALLGLISSAIGFALGAGIAVGLRAVLDANGAGFPDGPVVISPSTVLAALAVGVVVTVLAAWLPSRKAAKIAPVEALSSVEAPPATRSLVVRNAIGAVVTGAGAAVMLYVSTLKSGDDLPIAMAGSMLTLTGVIILAPLLSRPVVSLAGLVTTRLFGIGGKLAKENALRNPRRTAATASALMIGLTMITGMTVVGHSAQVAMDKMAANGLTADYKIETSTFTGLDPAQSKKVAEIPGVEAAVPFRGTGIGSGGGFGYLRGTDVRQLDKVTELTFTQGSLDAVRGKSIAVSQSWAKQRGWHAGEVVPAEFTDKKKTKLKIAAVYANNEMLGDAFAEMSLVAPHTDRAKDETLLVKASGGGSEAVAGKIRHALGDSPLLKIQSHDDLRKQAAGQIDTVVNMVYGLLGMAVVIAVVGVVNTLAMSVFERTREIGMLRAIGLARSGIKQMVRLESVVISLFGAVLGMGLGVFLAWAGGSLVGSSFPTYAMALPWGRLGLFLLIALVVGVLAALWPARRAARLNMLQAIGAQ from the coding sequence ATGCTGCGAACCGCGCTGCGCAACGTCCTTGCGCACAAAGCCCGTTTGATGATGACCGCGCTCGCGGTCCTGCTCGGCGTCGCCTTCGTCGCCGGCACCCTGATCTTCAGCGACACCGTCGGCGAGGCGGTCAAGAACGCCTCCGCCAAGAACCTCAAGGACGTCGCCGTCTCCGTCCAGGCGACGAACGACGACCCCGCAACGCCCGACGCCGGCAAGGCGGGCAAGGACGGCAAGCGGGCCACCGCGCTCGACGACCGGCTGGCGGACCGGATCCGGGCGCTGCCCGGCGTGGCCTCCGTACGGTCCGATGTCACCGGCCAGGCGACCCTCGCGGGCACGGACGGCCAACCCGTCGGCAACGGCTGGCAGAACCGCGCCGTCAACTACCAGCCCGGCAAGGACGGCAAGGACGGCCGCTATCCGCTGGTGGCGGGGCGCGGCCCGGCCGACGGGAAGGAGATGGCGCTGGCCGAGAGCACGGCCAAGGCCGCCGGGTACCGCATCGGGGACACCGTGCAGTTCGCGACCGACGGGCCGGTGCTGACCAAGAAGCTGGTCGGGACGGTGGCGACGGACGATCCGCAGGTGACCGCGGGCGGCAGTCTGGCGCTGTTCGACACCGCCACCGCGCAGCGGCTGTATCTGCACCCGGGGCAGTTCGACGAGCTGGTGGTGAGCGCCACCCCCGGCACCGACCAGCAGGCGCTGACCGCCAAGGTCCGCGAGCTGCTGCCCAAGGGCCGCGCCGTAGCGACCAGCGGCAGTGAACTGGCCGCCGAGCAGGCCAAGATGATCGCCGAGCAGAACAGTGCGCTGAGCAAGACCCTGCTGACCTTCGCCGGAATCGCGCTGTTCGTCGGGGTGTTCATCATCGCCAACACCTTCACGATGCTGATCTCGCAGCGCAGCCGCGAGATCGCGCTGCTGCGCGCGGTGGGCGCCTCGCGCCGGCAGGTCGTCCGCTCGGTGCTGGCCGAGGCGGCGCTGCTGGGCCTGATCTCGTCCGCCATCGGGTTCGCGCTGGGCGCGGGCATCGCGGTGGGGCTGCGCGCGGTGCTGGACGCCAACGGCGCGGGCTTCCCGGACGGGCCGGTCGTCATCAGCCCGTCCACGGTGCTGGCCGCGCTGGCCGTGGGGGTGGTGGTGACCGTCCTGGCCGCCTGGCTGCCGTCCCGCAAGGCCGCGAAGATCGCCCCGGTGGAGGCACTGAGCAGCGTGGAGGCGCCGCCCGCGACGCGCAGTCTGGTGGTGCGCAACGCGATCGGCGCGGTGGTCACCGGCGCCGGTGCGGCCGTCATGCTGTACGTCTCGACCCTGAAGTCCGGCGACGATCTGCCGATCGCCATGGCGGGCTCGATGCTGACGCTGACCGGCGTGATCATTCTGGCGCCGCTGCTGTCCCGGCCGGTGGTCTCGCTGGCGGGTCTGGTCACCACCCGGCTGTTCGGCATCGGCGGCAAGCTGGCCAAGGAGAACGCGCTGCGCAATCCGCGCCGTACGGCCGCCACCGCCTCCGCGCTGATGATCGGCCTCACCATGATCACCGGAATGACGGTCGTGGGGCACTCCGCCCAGGTGGCGATGGACAAGATGGCGGCCAACGGCCTCACCGCCGACTACAAGATCGAGACCTCGACCTTCACCGGGCTGGACCCCGCACAGTCGAAGAAGGTGGCGGAGATACCGGGCGTCGAGGCGGCGGTCCCGTTCCGCGGGACGGGCATCGGCAGCGGCGGCGGGTTCGGGTATCTGCGCGGCACCGATGTCCGGCAGCTCGACAAGGTCACTGAACTCACCTTCACCCAGGGCTCGTTGGACGCCGTCCGCGGCAAGAGCATCGCCGTCTCGCAGAGCTGGGCCAAGCAGCGCGGCTGGCACGCCGGTGAGGTGGTACCCGCCGAGTTCACCGACAAGAAGAAGACGAAGCTGAAGATCGCCGCGGTCTACGCCAACAACGAGATGCTGGGCGACGCCTTCGCCGAGATGTCCCTGGTCGCCCCGCACACGGACCGGGCCAAGGACGAGACCCTGCTGGTCAAGGCCAGTGGCGGCGGATCCGAGGCGGTGGCCGGGAAGATCCGGCACGCCCTGGGCGACAGCCCGCTGCTGAAGATCCAGAGCCATGACGATCTGCGCAAGCAGGCCGCGGGGCAGATCGACACCGTGGTGAACATGGTCTACGGACTGCTGGGCATGGCTGTCGTCATCGCGGTGGTCGGCGTGGTCAACACCCTGGCGATGTCGGTGTTCGAGCGGACCCGGGAGATCGGCATGCTGCGTGCCATCGGGCTGGCGCGCAGCGGCATCAAGCAGATGGTCCGGCTGGAGTCGGTGGTCATCTCGCTGTTCGGCGCGGTGCTCGGGATGGGCCTGGGCGTCTTCCTGGCCTGGGCGGGCGGCAGTCTGGTCGGATCGTCCTTCCCGACGTACGCGATGGCGCTGCCCTGGGGCCGGCTCGGCCTGTTCCTGCTGATCGCGCTGGTCGTGGGCGTGCTGGCCGCGCTGTGGCCGGCCCGCCGCGCCGCCCGGCTGAACATGCTCCAGGCCATCGGCGCGCAGTAG
- a CDS encoding ABC transporter ATP-binding protein, with translation MSHAAAAYPGFSGSSASPDRAAAAVAARATDLTKVYGEGETRVVALDSVSVEFGRARFTAIMGPSGSGKSTLMHCMAGLDGISAGSARIGDVELASLGERQLTRLRRDRIGFIFQAFNLLPTLTALENITLPMDIAGRKPDREWVSRVIETVGLSERLAHRPAQLSGGQQQRVAVARALAAQPEIIFADEPTGNLDSRSGAEVLGFLRESVQAMQQTVVMVTHDPVAASFADRVVFLADGRIVEELYEPTADAVLDRMRLFDAKGRTS, from the coding sequence GTGTCCCATGCGGCCGCCGCCTACCCCGGATTCTCCGGTTCGTCCGCTTCCCCCGACCGCGCCGCCGCGGCCGTCGCCGCCCGTGCCACGGACCTGACCAAGGTCTATGGCGAGGGCGAGACCCGCGTGGTCGCGCTGGACTCGGTCTCCGTCGAGTTCGGCAGGGCCCGTTTCACCGCGATCATGGGCCCGTCCGGCTCCGGAAAGTCCACGCTGATGCACTGCATGGCGGGGCTGGACGGCATCTCCGCCGGTTCCGCCCGGATCGGCGACGTCGAGCTCGCCTCGCTGGGCGAGCGGCAGCTGACCCGGCTGCGCCGGGACAGGATCGGCTTCATCTTCCAGGCGTTCAACCTGCTGCCCACGCTGACCGCGCTGGAGAACATCACGTTGCCGATGGACATCGCGGGCCGTAAGCCGGACCGCGAGTGGGTCAGCCGCGTCATCGAGACCGTGGGCCTGTCCGAGCGGCTGGCGCACCGGCCGGCGCAGCTGTCGGGCGGCCAGCAGCAGCGGGTGGCGGTGGCCCGGGCGCTGGCCGCCCAGCCGGAGATCATCTTCGCGGACGAGCCGACCGGCAATCTCGACTCCCGCTCCGGCGCCGAGGTGCTGGGCTTCCTGCGCGAGTCGGTGCAGGCGATGCAGCAGACGGTGGTGATGGTCACCCATGACCCGGTCGCCGCGAGCTTCGCGGACCGGGTGGTCTTCCTCGCCGACGGCCGGATCGTCGAGGAGCTCTACGAGCCGACCGCCGACGCCGTCCTGGACCGGATGCGGCTGTTCGACGCCAAGGGCCGTACCAGCTGA
- a CDS encoding helix-turn-helix domain-containing protein yields the protein MNTHVGEPRRPPFNAEAARRLREALGMTPAHVAYGMAAAYGLRIAPAAVASWELGESTPTAEELTALAGALWCAPAELLGAPRTLREYRLALGIAVDDLALRLGMNRRAYERLEDGGRWTGNDRQAAVLGEALRLPAPALVRFTGQNEALTEMLTSAVTTRWQAYVRPVGKLVALPKERVQDVLQELHEDYQANMAGTLNWGGGGGADESGRAGRAFLDGILDAFWERVGRRSETGPSTV from the coding sequence GTGAACACGCACGTCGGGGAGCCCCGCAGGCCCCCTTTCAACGCCGAGGCCGCCCGCCGGCTGCGCGAGGCCCTCGGTATGACGCCCGCCCATGTCGCGTACGGCATGGCGGCCGCCTACGGGCTGCGGATCGCGCCCGCCGCGGTGGCGTCATGGGAGCTGGGCGAGAGCACCCCGACGGCCGAGGAGCTGACCGCGCTGGCGGGCGCGCTGTGGTGCGCGCCCGCCGAGCTGCTGGGCGCACCGCGCACCCTGCGCGAATACCGGCTGGCGCTCGGGATCGCGGTGGACGATCTGGCGCTGCGCCTCGGGATGAACCGGCGGGCGTACGAGCGGCTGGAGGACGGCGGCAGGTGGACCGGCAACGACCGGCAGGCGGCGGTGCTGGGCGAGGCGCTGCGGCTGCCGGCGCCCGCGCTGGTGCGGTTCACCGGGCAGAACGAGGCCCTGACCGAGATGCTGACCAGCGCGGTCACCACGCGGTGGCAGGCGTATGTGCGGCCGGTCGGCAAGCTCGTGGCGCTGCCCAAGGAGCGCGTCCAGGATGTGCTGCAAGAGCTGCACGAGGACTATCAGGCGAACATGGCCGGGACGCTGAACTGGGGCGGCGGGGGCGGCGCCGACGAGTCCGGCAGGGCCGGGCGGGCCTTCCTCGACGGGATTCTGGACGCCTTCTGGGAGCGCGTCGGCCGGAGGTCGGAGACGGGTCCGTCCACGGTATGA
- a CDS encoding response regulator, producing MSAPAIRVLVVEDDPVAAAAHALYVGRVSGFAVSGTVHSMGDARRHLDRHPVDLLLLDLYLPDGHGLQLVRTLRAAGHGADIIAVTSARDLAKVREGVSLGVVQYVLKPFTFATLRDRLTRYAEFRATAGEASGQDEVDRAIASLRAPWPAALPKGLTAATLTAVTEALRAAQGGLTAAQAAVDVGISRITARRYLEHLVETGRAARAPQYGQVGRPELRYRWSGH from the coding sequence GTGAGCGCCCCCGCCATCCGGGTCCTGGTCGTCGAGGACGATCCGGTCGCCGCCGCGGCCCACGCCCTGTACGTCGGCCGGGTGTCCGGCTTCGCCGTCTCGGGCACCGTGCACTCCATGGGCGACGCCCGCCGCCACCTCGACCGGCACCCCGTCGATCTGCTGCTGCTCGATCTGTATCTGCCCGACGGCCATGGGCTCCAGCTGGTCCGGACCCTGCGCGCGGCCGGGCACGGCGCGGACATCATCGCCGTCACCTCGGCCCGCGATCTGGCGAAGGTGCGCGAGGGCGTCTCGCTGGGCGTGGTGCAGTACGTGCTGAAGCCGTTCACCTTCGCCACCTTGCGCGACCGGCTCACCCGTTACGCGGAGTTCCGCGCCACCGCGGGCGAGGCCAGCGGCCAGGACGAGGTGGACCGGGCGATCGCCTCGCTGCGCGCCCCGTGGCCGGCCGCGCTGCCCAAGGGGCTGACCGCCGCCACGCTGACGGCGGTGACCGAGGCGCTGCGGGCCGCGCAGGGCGGGCTGACGGCGGCGCAGGCGGCGGTCGACGTGGGGATCTCCCGGATCACCGCCCGCCGCTATCTGGAACACCTCGTGGAGACCGGCCGGGCCGCCCGCGCCCCGCAGTACGGCCAGGTGGGCCGTCCGGAACTGCGCTATCGCTGGTCGGGGCACTGA
- a CDS encoding sensor histidine kinase translates to MPLPRPRPSRRPRGPRSLAGQLFAMQVVLMAVVVAGCALFAYLSAQRQAEAAARQKTTAVASAVADSPAVVAAARTKDPTAALQPYAERVRRAAGVDFVVVMAPDKTRWTHPDPSAIGRKYLGHVGPALRGRIVPETYQGTLGPSVRVVAPVRDPLRGGRITALVSAGITIETISAQLRDQVLAVLAVALGALALGGLGTYVVNARLRRHTHGLDAAGLSRMYDYHQAALHAVREGLLLLDGEGRVALINDGGRELLGLSGDAVGRPVTALGLPDPLTAALLAAGPRVDELHLTAERVLVVNSSPVSDGERRGSVVTLRDHTELQALSGELDSLRGFAEALRSQAHEAANRLHTVVSLIELGRAKEAVDFATAELELAQALTDQVVDAVAEPVLAALLLGKAAQAHERGVELILTPDSRIDDGLLPPGLPARDLVTVLGNLIDNALDATAPPLPAAAVRVTARADGDELLLCVADNGPGVAEDAREEIFRRGWSTKAGPGRGLGLALVDQAVRRNRGTLTVDRPPEGGARFTVRLPLHAASPGGPAAEGGVR, encoded by the coding sequence ATGCCCCTCCCCCGTCCCCGGCCGTCCCGGCGGCCGCGCGGCCCGCGCAGTCTGGCCGGGCAGCTCTTCGCCATGCAGGTGGTGCTGATGGCGGTGGTGGTGGCCGGCTGCGCGCTGTTCGCGTATCTGAGCGCGCAGCGGCAGGCGGAGGCGGCCGCGCGGCAGAAGACGACCGCCGTGGCGAGTGCCGTCGCCGATTCCCCGGCGGTGGTGGCGGCGGCCCGTACGAAGGATCCGACGGCCGCGCTCCAGCCGTACGCCGAGCGGGTGCGGCGCGCCGCGGGCGTCGACTTCGTGGTGGTGATGGCGCCGGACAAGACCCGCTGGACGCATCCGGACCCGTCGGCGATCGGCAGGAAGTACCTGGGGCACGTCGGGCCCGCGCTGCGCGGCCGGATCGTTCCCGAGACGTATCAGGGGACGCTGGGGCCGTCGGTGCGGGTGGTCGCGCCGGTGCGCGATCCGCTGCGGGGCGGGCGGATCACGGCGCTGGTCAGCGCCGGGATCACCATCGAGACGATCAGCGCGCAGCTGCGCGACCAGGTGCTGGCGGTCCTCGCGGTGGCGCTGGGTGCGCTGGCGCTGGGCGGGCTGGGGACGTATGTGGTCAATGCGCGGCTGCGGCGGCACACCCATGGGCTGGATGCGGCCGGGCTGAGCCGGATGTACGACTACCACCAGGCCGCGCTGCACGCCGTGCGCGAGGGGCTGTTGCTGCTCGACGGGGAGGGCCGGGTCGCGCTGATCAACGACGGCGGGCGGGAGTTGCTGGGGCTGTCGGGGGATGCGGTGGGCCGGCCGGTGACGGCGCTGGGGCTGCCGGATCCGCTGACCGCGGCGCTGCTGGCGGCCGGTCCGCGGGTGGACGAACTGCATCTGACGGCCGAGCGGGTGCTGGTCGTCAACTCCTCCCCGGTCTCGGACGGAGAGCGCCGGGGCAGTGTGGTGACCCTGCGCGATCACACCGAACTCCAGGCGCTGTCCGGCGAGTTGGACTCGCTGCGGGGTTTCGCCGAGGCCCTGCGTTCGCAGGCGCACGAGGCGGCCAACCGGCTGCACACCGTCGTCTCGCTGATCGAACTGGGCCGGGCGAAGGAGGCGGTGGACTTCGCGACCGCCGAACTGGAGCTGGCGCAGGCGCTGACCGACCAGGTCGTCGACGCGGTCGCCGAGCCGGTGCTGGCCGCGCTGCTGCTCGGTAAGGCGGCGCAGGCCCATGAGCGGGGCGTGGAGCTGATCCTGACGCCGGACAGCCGGATCGACGACGGGCTGCTGCCGCCCGGGCTGCCCGCCCGCGATCTGGTGACGGTGCTGGGCAATCTGATCGACAACGCCCTCGATGCCACCGCCCCGCCGCTACCCGCCGCGGCGGTCCGGGTCACCGCGCGGGCGGACGGCGACGAACTGCTGCTGTGCGTCGCGGACAACGGCCCGGGCGTGGCCGAGGACGCCAGGGAGGAGATCTTCCGGCGCGGCTGGTCCACCAAGGCCGGTCCGGGCCGCGGTCTGGGGCTGGCCCTGGTGGACCAGGCCGTACGCCGTAACCGCGGCACGCTCACCGTGGACCGGCCGCCGGAGGGCGGCGCGCGGTTCACCGTACGGCTGCCGCTGCACGCCGCGTCCCCGGGCGGGCCGGCCGCGGAAGGAGGCGTCCGGTGA
- a CDS encoding cation:dicarboxylate symporter family transporter has protein sequence MAAQTPPSGDIAEETAPPAEPAPKKRDRTHYLYLAVIGAVLLGIVVGFAAPGVAVQLKPLGTGFVNLIKMMISPVIFCTIVLGVGSVRKAAKVGAVGGLALAYFMVMSTVALAIGLVVGNVLEPGSGLHLTEAVRHAGQAQTTGGAESLSGFLMGMIPTTLVSAFTQGEVLQTLLVALLVGFALQGLGTAGEPVLRGVGHLQKLVFRVLAMIMWAAPVGAFGAMAAVVGETGLGALKDLALLMGGFYLTCLLFVIVVLGTLLRLVAGVNIFALLRYLGREFLLILSTSSSESALPRLIAKMEHLGVSRSVVGITVPTGYSFNLDGTAIYLTMASLFVADAMDKPLSLGQQLSLLVFMIIASKGAAGVTGAGMATLAGGLQSHRPELVDGVGLIVGIDRFMSEARALTNFAGNAVATVVVGTWTKEVDRGRVAAVLAGREPFVG, from the coding sequence GTGGCTGCACAGACCCCGCCGTCCGGGGACATCGCCGAGGAGACCGCACCCCCCGCGGAACCGGCACCGAAGAAGCGGGACCGGACCCACTATCTCTATCTCGCCGTGATCGGCGCCGTACTGCTCGGCATCGTCGTGGGCTTCGCCGCCCCCGGTGTCGCCGTCCAGCTCAAACCGCTCGGCACCGGGTTCGTGAACCTCATCAAGATGATGATCTCGCCCGTCATCTTCTGCACCATCGTGCTGGGCGTCGGCTCGGTCCGTAAGGCCGCCAAGGTCGGCGCGGTCGGCGGGCTGGCGCTGGCCTACTTCATGGTGATGTCCACCGTCGCGCTGGCCATCGGGCTGGTCGTCGGCAATGTGCTGGAACCGGGTTCGGGCCTCCATCTGACCGAAGCCGTACGGCATGCGGGCCAGGCGCAGACCACCGGCGGCGCCGAATCGCTCTCCGGCTTCCTGATGGGCATGATCCCCACCACGCTGGTCTCCGCCTTCACCCAGGGCGAGGTGCTCCAGACGCTGCTGGTGGCGCTGCTGGTCGGCTTCGCCCTCCAGGGGCTGGGCACCGCGGGCGAGCCGGTGCTGCGCGGCGTCGGCCACCTTCAGAAGCTGGTCTTCCGGGTGCTCGCCATGATCATGTGGGCGGCTCCGGTGGGGGCGTTCGGGGCGATGGCCGCGGTGGTCGGCGAGACCGGGCTGGGCGCGCTCAAGGATCTCGCGCTCCTCATGGGCGGCTTCTACCTCACCTGTCTGCTGTTCGTGATCGTGGTCCTCGGCACGCTGCTCCGCCTCGTCGCCGGGGTGAACATCTTCGCCCTGCTGCGCTATCTGGGCCGGGAGTTCCTGCTCATCCTCTCCACCTCGTCCTCCGAGTCGGCGCTGCCGCGGCTGATCGCGAAGATGGAACACCTGGGCGTGAGCCGCTCGGTGGTCGGCATCACCGTCCCCACCGGCTACTCCTTCAACCTCGACGGCACCGCCATCTATCTGACGATGGCCTCGCTGTTCGTCGCCGACGCGATGGACAAACCACTGAGCCTGGGCCAGCAGCTCTCGCTGCTCGTCTTCATGATCATCGCCTCGAAGGGCGCGGCGGGCGTCACCGGCGCGGGTATGGCCACGTTGGCCGGTGGGCTCCAGTCCCACCGGCCCGAACTCGTCGACGGCGTCGGGCTGATCGTCGGCATCGACCGCTTCATGAGCGAGGCCCGGGCGTTGACGAACTTCGCGGGCAATGCGGTAGCCACGGTGGTGGTGGGCACGTGGACCAAGGAGGTCGATCGCGGCCGGGTGGCCGCGGTGCTGGCCGGCCGCGAGCCGTTTGTTGGTTGA